A window of the Eleutherodactylus coqui strain aEleCoq1 chromosome 8, aEleCoq1.hap1, whole genome shotgun sequence genome harbors these coding sequences:
- the LOC136577820 gene encoding histone H1-like, translating into MAETAPAAAPPAAEPAAKSKKQPKKSAAGGAKKSKKSSGPGVSELIVRAVSASKERSGVSLAALKKALAAGGYDVEKNNSRLKLAVKSLVTKGSLLQVTGSGASGSFKLNKKQETKDKPAKKKPAAAAKPKKPAGAKKAAKSPKKAPAKSPKKAKKPAAAAAKKVAKSPKKASKPKAAPKPKRVTKSPAKKAAKPKAAKSPAKKAVKAKKSAAKK; encoded by the coding sequence ATGgcagaaaccgcgccagccgccgCTCCTCCTGCCGCCGAACCGGCTGCCAAATCCAAGAAGCAGCCGAAGAAATCCGCCGCAGGGGGCGCCAAGAAAAGCAAGAAGTCCTCCGGTCCCGGCGTGTCGGAGCTGATCGTCAGAGCCGTGTCCGCCTCTAAAGAGCGCAGCGGGGTGTCTCTAGCCGCCCTGAAGAAGGCTCTGGCTGCCGGAGGGTACGATGTAGAGAAGAACAACAGCCGCCTGAAGCTGGCCGTCAAGTCTCTGGTCACCAAGGGCAGCCTGCTCCAGGTGACAGGCAGCGGCGCCTCCGGCTCCTTCAAGCTGAACAAGAAGCAGGAGACTAAGGACAAGCCGGCCAAAAAGAAGCCAGCGGCTGCGGCCAAGCCCAAGAAGCCCGCTGGAGCCAAGAAAGCGGCGAAATCTCCTAAGAAGGCTCCGGCCAAAAGCccgaaaaaagcaaagaaacctGCAGCGGCCGCCGCCAAGAAAGTGGCCAAGAGCCCGAAGAAAGCCTCAAAGCCGAAGGCCGCCCCAAAGCCCAAGAGGGTGACGAAGAGTCCGGCTAAGAAGGCGGCCAAACCCAAAGCTGCCAAGAGTCCGGCTAAGAAGGCTGTAAAAGCCAAGAAGAGTGCGGCTAAGAAATAA
- the LOC136578112 gene encoding histone H3 — protein MARTKQTARKSTGGKAPRKQLATKAARKSAPATGGVKKPHRYRPGTVALREIRRYQKSTELLIRKLPFQRLVREIAQDFKTDLRFQSSAVMALQEASEAYLVGLFEDTNLCAIHAKRVTIMPKDIQLARRIRGERA, from the coding sequence ATGGCCAGAACCAAGCAGACCGCTCGTAAATCCACCGGAGGGAAAGCTCCCCGCAAGCAGCTGGCTACGAAGGCCGCCAGGAAGAGCGCTCCTGCCACCGGCGGAGTGAAGAAGCCTCACCGCTACCGTCCAGGTACagtggctctccgtgaaatccgtCGCTACCAGAAGTCCACCGAGCTGCTGATCCGTAAGCTTCCCTTTCAGCGCCTGGTGAGAGAGATCGCCCAGGACTTCAAGACTGACCTGCGCTTCCAGAGCTCAGCGGTCATGGCCCTGCAGGAGGCCAGCGAGGCTTACCTGGTAGGACTGTTCGAGGACACCAATCTGTGCGCCATCCACGCCAAGCGGGTCACCATCATGCCCAAAGACATCCAGCTGGCCCGCAGGATTCGCGGAGAGAGGGCTTAG
- the LOC136577821 gene encoding histone H2B 1.1-like: MPDPAKSAPAPKKGSKKAVTKTQKKDGKKRKKTRKESYAIYVYKVLKQVHPDTGISSKAMGIMNSFVNDIFERIAGEASRLAHYNKRSTITSREIQTAVRLLLPGELAKHAVSEGTKAVTKYTSAK; encoded by the coding sequence ATGCCTGATCCCGCCAAGTCTGCTCCAGCGCCCAAGAAGGGCTCCAAGAAAGCCGTGACCAAGACTCAGAAGAAGGACGGCAAGAAGCGTAAGAAGACCAGGAAGGAGAGCTATGCCATCTACGTGTACAAGGTGCTGAAGCAGGTCCACCCCGACACCGGCATCTCCTCCAAGGCCATGGGCATCATGAACTCGTTTGTCAACGACATCTTCGAGCGCATTGCAGGGGAAGCCTCCCGCCTGGCTCACTACAACAAGCGCTCCACCATCACCTCCCGGGAGATCCAGACCGCCGTGCGCCTGCTTCTGCCTGGAGAGCTGGCCAAGCACGCCGTGTCCGAGGGCACCAAGGCCGTCACCAAGTACACCAGCGCTAAGTAA
- the LOC136577822 gene encoding histone H2A type 1 translates to MSGRGKQGGKVRAKAKTRSSRAGLQFPVGRVHRLLRKGNYAERVGAGAPVYLAAVLEYLTAEILELAGNAARDNKKTRIIPRHLQLAVRNDEELNKLLGGVTIAQGGVLPNIQAVLLPKKTESSKTSKSK, encoded by the coding sequence ATGTCTGGACGCGGCAAACAAGGAGGCAAAGTCCGTGCTAAGGCCAAGACTCGCTCATCCCGGGCAGGGCTGCAGTTCCCTGTCGGCCGTGTGCACAGGCTTCTCCGCAAGGGCAACTACGCTGAGAGGGTGGGCGCCGGCGCTCCGGTCTATCTGGCAGCAGTGCTAGAGTATCTGACCGCTGAGATCCTGGAATTGGCTGGCAATGCCGCCCGGGACAACAAGAAGACCCGCATCATCCcccgtcacctccagctggctgtgcGCAACGACGAGGAGCTGAACAAGCTGCTCGGTGGGGTGACCATCGCCCAGGGAGGCGTCCTGCCCAACATCCAGGCCGTGCTGCTGCCCAAGAAGACCGAGAGCAGCAAGACGAGCAAGAGCAAGTGA